From one Rhizobium sp. CIAT894 genomic stretch:
- a CDS encoding MarR family transcriptional regulator — protein sequence MSEKTLEPSEASTRAWTSIMRAGERLLGAIETDLKAAGMPPLAWYDVLWELARAQDGRLRPYEIEERTLLAQYNLSRLIDRLEREGFVRREVFARDGRGRWVVITEAGRQLRERMWAIYAGSIETHIGCKLAESEAKALAGLLDRFL from the coding sequence ATGTCCGAAAAAACATTAGAGCCGAGCGAAGCCTCCACCCGCGCCTGGACGAGCATCATGCGCGCCGGCGAACGGCTGCTTGGTGCGATCGAAACCGACCTGAAAGCCGCCGGCATGCCGCCGCTTGCCTGGTATGATGTGCTGTGGGAATTGGCGCGCGCGCAAGACGGCAGGCTGCGCCCCTATGAGATCGAAGAGCGGACGTTACTGGCGCAGTATAATCTTTCCCGCCTGATCGACCGGCTGGAAAGAGAGGGTTTCGTCCGGCGCGAAGTCTTCGCCAGGGATGGACGCGGCCGCTGGGTTGTCATCACCGAGGCCGGCCGGCAGCTGCGGGAGCGCATGTGGGCGATTTATGCCGGATCGATCGAGACCCATATCGGCTGCAAGCTTGCCGAAAGCGAAGCGAAGGCACTCGCGGGCCTGCTCGATCGCTTCCTTTGA
- the ybaK gene encoding Cys-tRNA(Pro) deacylase, translated as MSKTTRATQLLSQAGVAFTVHTYDYDPGAERVGLQAAEALGEAPHRVLKTLMAEVDGKPVCVVVPSDREVSMKKLASAFGGKSANMMKPADAERLTGYHVGGISPFGQKKIVPTAVEETALAEPLVYINGGQRGLQVRLDPKDALKALKAVAAPLIA; from the coding sequence ATGTCCAAGACCACGCGCGCGACACAGCTTCTTTCCCAGGCAGGCGTCGCCTTCACCGTCCACACCTATGACTACGATCCCGGCGCCGAGCGCGTCGGGCTGCAGGCGGCCGAGGCCCTCGGCGAAGCCCCGCACCGGGTGCTGAAGACGCTGATGGCGGAGGTGGACGGCAAGCCGGTCTGCGTCGTCGTGCCGTCGGATCGCGAAGTCAGCATGAAGAAGCTGGCGAGCGCCTTTGGCGGCAAATCGGCCAATATGATGAAGCCTGCCGACGCCGAACGGCTGACGGGCTATCATGTCGGCGGCATCAGCCCCTTCGGCCAGAAGAAGATCGTGCCGACAGCGGTCGAGGAAACCGCCCTTGCCGAGCCGCTTGTCTATATCAATGGCGGGCAGCGCGGGCTGCAAGTGCGGCTCGATCCGAAGGATGCATTGAAGGCTTTGAAGGCGGTCGCTGCGCCGCTGATCGCCTGA
- a CDS encoding ArsC family reductase, giving the protein MAVTIYGIKNCDTMKKARSWLEDHGVAYEFHDYKALGIDRAHLESWIDQAGLDTVLNRAGTTFRKLPDTERENLTREKAIALMLDQPSMIKRPVLETKGKLLVGFKPEIYADMFKG; this is encoded by the coding sequence ATGGCCGTCACCATCTATGGCATCAAGAATTGCGACACGATGAAGAAGGCCCGCAGCTGGCTGGAAGACCACGGCGTCGCCTATGAATTTCATGATTACAAGGCGCTCGGCATCGACCGGGCCCATCTCGAGAGCTGGATCGATCAGGCCGGCCTCGATACCGTGCTCAACCGCGCCGGCACCACCTTCCGCAAGCTGCCCGATACCGAGCGCGAGAACCTGACCCGGGAAAAGGCGATCGCGCTGATGCTCGACCAGCCGTCGATGATCAAGCGGCCGGTGCTGGAGACGAAGGGCAAGCTGCTGGTCGGCTTCAAGCCGGAGATTTACGCGGATATGTTCAAGGGCTGA
- a CDS encoding succinylglutamate desuccinylase/aspartoacylase family protein, translated as MDVSEIIIPGDTPGTAWRLPVLRFAGSDPKAPKVYIQAALHAGELPGTVLLHFLCERLRQAENDGRIAGDITIVPQANPIGAAQSHFGELQGRFDLGSRTNFNRDFPLMSIADRATLIEDLDDYPATDRLKRQLLHMALRADLVLDLHCDDESLQYAYIDEAFWPEAADLAAALDMQAVLLSDGESSAFEEAVGFAWKYEIPGERRSRLPGRLSVTVELRGKRDVDPVLAKKDADGLWRFLVTRGIVSGETAATAFSGPAVPLDNVEILRAPEGGAVLFHRNIGERVAEGDLLATIVTRPGQPGGGIDLHAPQAGLILTRTSDRLVRRRGDLMKIACDNRSKASRKAGTLEN; from the coding sequence ATGGACGTTTCAGAGATCATCATTCCGGGCGATACGCCGGGAACAGCGTGGCGGCTGCCGGTGCTGCGTTTTGCCGGCAGCGATCCGAAGGCACCGAAAGTCTATATCCAGGCGGCACTGCATGCCGGCGAACTCCCGGGAACGGTGCTCCTGCACTTCCTCTGCGAGAGGCTGCGACAGGCGGAAAACGACGGCCGGATCGCGGGCGATATCACCATCGTCCCGCAGGCCAATCCGATCGGTGCGGCGCAATCGCATTTCGGCGAGTTGCAAGGCCGTTTCGACTTGGGCTCACGCACCAATTTCAACCGGGATTTCCCGCTGATGTCCATTGCTGACCGGGCCACACTTATTGAAGACCTCGATGATTATCCGGCTACCGACAGATTGAAACGGCAGCTCCTGCATATGGCGCTCCGCGCCGATCTCGTGCTCGATCTGCATTGCGACGATGAATCGCTGCAATATGCCTATATCGACGAGGCCTTCTGGCCGGAGGCAGCCGATCTGGCCGCCGCGCTCGACATGCAGGCCGTGCTGCTTTCCGATGGCGAAAGTTCGGCCTTCGAGGAGGCCGTCGGTTTTGCCTGGAAATATGAAATTCCCGGCGAGCGCCGATCGCGGTTGCCGGGCAGGCTTTCCGTCACCGTCGAGCTGCGCGGCAAGCGCGATGTCGATCCGGTACTGGCGAAGAAGGATGCGGACGGGCTCTGGCGTTTCCTCGTGACGCGAGGGATCGTCAGCGGCGAGACGGCGGCAACGGCATTTTCCGGGCCGGCCGTGCCGCTCGACAATGTCGAGATCCTTCGCGCTCCCGAAGGCGGCGCCGTGCTCTTCCATCGCAATATCGGCGAGAGAGTTGCGGAAGGCGACCTTCTGGCGACGATCGTCACCCGGCCGGGACAGCCGGGCGGCGGCATAGACCTGCATGCGCCGCAGGCCGGGCTGATCCTGACCCGAACCTCCGACCGGCTGGTGCGGCGGCGCGGCGACCTGATGAAGATCGCCTGCGACAATCGAAGCAAGGCCTCGCGCAAGGCCGGCACGCTGGAGAATTGA
- a CDS encoding 2'-5' RNA ligase family protein translates to MNQISFDFDHGHSPPRRPGESHGGGHRLFFALGVPAIVERQAASIADDYGKAFSLSAKPRLTTLHVSVIGIGDYEVLPEDVVFAARQAGATVEGVPIAITFDRIMSFRREGKARPLVLYGEGGRKALTRLHVQLGVGMHNAGLPHNIDPHFTPHMTLLYDRKAVPPASLVRPVSWGAQEFLLIHSLLGKTEHHIIDRWPLLS, encoded by the coding sequence ATGAACCAGATTTCCTTCGATTTCGACCATGGTCACAGTCCGCCTCGGCGGCCGGGTGAAAGCCACGGCGGCGGGCACCGGCTTTTCTTCGCTCTCGGCGTTCCGGCGATCGTCGAACGGCAAGCGGCTTCGATCGCCGATGACTATGGCAAAGCTTTCTCCCTTTCGGCAAAGCCAAGGCTGACGACGCTGCATGTCAGCGTCATCGGCATCGGCGACTACGAGGTGCTGCCGGAGGACGTGGTCTTCGCGGCCCGCCAGGCCGGCGCCACCGTCGAGGGCGTGCCGATCGCGATCACCTTCGACAGGATCATGAGCTTCAGACGGGAAGGCAAGGCGCGACCTCTGGTGCTCTATGGCGAAGGCGGACGGAAAGCGCTCACCCGACTGCATGTCCAGCTCGGGGTCGGCATGCACAATGCCGGATTGCCCCATAATATCGACCCGCATTTCACGCCGCATATGACGCTGCTCTACGACCGCAAGGCGGTGCCGCCGGCGAGCCTCGTCAGACCGGTTTCATGGGGCGCGCAGGAGTTCCTGCTCATTCACAGCCTTCTCGGAAAAACCGAACACCACATCATCGATCGTTGGCCGTTGCTCAGCTGA
- a CDS encoding methylated-DNA--[protein]-cysteine S-methyltransferase: MAETIHHYLIFETSGGFCGIAWSDAGIARFQLPTKSAEATERLLLRRLPDAQPGAPTPGVLETVAAVKRYFQGEETDFSGVELDLAGQDDFFRNIYAAARRVGWGRTTTYGALAKELGVGPEAARDVGQAMAKNPVALIIPCHRVLAAGGKLGGFSAPGGSSSKARMLELEGVSLAPPPPAQQSLGF, from the coding sequence ATGGCCGAGACGATACATCACTATCTCATCTTCGAAACATCAGGCGGTTTCTGCGGCATCGCCTGGAGCGACGCCGGCATCGCCCGCTTCCAGCTGCCGACGAAGTCAGCGGAAGCGACCGAACGGCTGCTGCTGCGCCGCCTGCCGGATGCCCAGCCCGGCGCGCCGACGCCTGGCGTGCTGGAGACGGTCGCGGCCGTGAAGCGCTATTTCCAGGGTGAGGAAACCGATTTTTCCGGCGTCGAACTCGATCTTGCCGGCCAGGATGACTTCTTCCGAAATATCTACGCGGCAGCCAGACGGGTCGGCTGGGGTCGCACGACCACCTACGGCGCGCTGGCGAAGGAGCTTGGCGTCGGGCCGGAAGCCGCCCGCGACGTCGGCCAGGCAATGGCGAAAAACCCGGTCGCCCTGATCATTCCCTGCCACCGGGTGCTGGCCGCCGGCGGCAAGCTCGGCGGCTTCTCCGCTCCCGGCGGCTCGTCATCGAAGGCCCGCATGCTGGAACTCGAAGGCGTCAGCCTCGCCCCGCCGCCGCCCGCCCAGCAATCGCTGGGTTTTTAG
- a CDS encoding SDR family oxidoreductase has translation MSDIEGKVVAITGASSGIGEAAARVLAAAGAHIVIGARRTERLETLAGEIAAKGGRVRLRKLDVTDRSQVEAFAGFARSEFGRLDVIVNNAGVMPLSPLDALKVEEWDRMVDVNIKGVLYGIAAALPIMKAQGSGQIINLSSIGGHSVSPTAAVYCATKYAVRAISDGLRQETDRIRVTVISPGTTTSELAETITDPTARDAMKAFRAVTISPEAVANSIFYAISQPDDVDVSEIIIRPTASPH, from the coding sequence ATGTCTGATATCGAAGGAAAAGTCGTTGCCATTACCGGGGCGAGCAGCGGCATCGGTGAGGCTGCGGCAAGGGTGCTGGCTGCGGCCGGCGCCCATATCGTCATCGGCGCGCGTCGTACCGAGCGGCTGGAGACGCTCGCCGGCGAAATCGCAGCCAAGGGCGGGAGGGTGCGCCTGCGAAAGCTTGACGTCACCGACCGTTCCCAAGTCGAAGCATTTGCCGGCTTTGCCAGATCCGAGTTCGGCCGGCTTGATGTCATCGTCAACAATGCCGGCGTCATGCCGCTCTCACCGCTCGATGCCCTCAAGGTCGAGGAGTGGGATCGGATGGTCGACGTCAACATCAAGGGCGTTCTCTACGGCATCGCGGCGGCTCTTCCGATCATGAAGGCGCAGGGATCGGGGCAGATCATCAACCTGTCTTCGATCGGCGGACACAGCGTCTCGCCGACGGCTGCCGTCTATTGCGCGACAAAATACGCGGTGCGGGCAATCTCGGACGGATTGCGGCAGGAGACCGATCGCATCCGCGTCACCGTTATTTCTCCCGGCACGACGACCTCGGAACTGGCCGAGACGATCACCGATCCCACAGCTCGGGACGCCATGAAGGCTTTCAGGGCGGTGACGATCAGCCCGGAAGCCGTCGCCAATTCGATCTTCTACGCGATCAGCCAGCCTGATGACGTCGATGTCAGCGAGATCATCATCCGGCCGACGGCCAGCCCGCATTGA
- a CDS encoding Atu4866 domain-containing protein codes for MVSNTNQSIFDWQLNRCSRKRYLYVRSQRSNGRTHASTSENIMQQHPYVGMWVTNDGRIRHELLADGRYDEARGNRESAYRGRYEITGNHIEYWDDTGFTADGDFVDGNTLHHGGMVFRRKGHAA; via the coding sequence TTGGTTAGCAATACTAACCAAAGCATCTTCGATTGGCAACTTAATCGCTGTTCCCGGAAGCGCTATCTCTATGTCCGGTCACAGCGAAGCAATGGCCGAACCCATGCATCAACAAGCGAGAATATCATGCAGCAACATCCCTATGTCGGCATGTGGGTGACGAATGATGGCCGGATCCGCCACGAACTTCTGGCCGATGGCCGTTACGACGAAGCCCGCGGCAACCGGGAAAGCGCCTATCGAGGCCGTTACGAAATCACAGGAAACCACATCGAATATTGGGACGATACCGGCTTCACCGCCGACGGCGATTTCGTCGACGGCAACACACTGCATCATGGCGGCATGGTGTTTCGCCGCAAGGGACATGCCGCCTGA
- a CDS encoding LysR family transcriptional regulator — MIDDLEGISVFLAVAEARNFRLAGERLGVTRSAVSQALQRLEDRVGAALVQRTTRSVSLTEAGEVFFEAVRPSVRQVKDAVQTVRDMQARPSGLLRIAVSSIAESFLSGTLLAGFMQACPEIKLDITISDEEFDIVEAGFDAGVRLGEVIEQDMIAISVSEEQRQCAAASPTYLERRGHPRHPRDLQNHACIGWRPRPDTAPYRWEFTENDRDFDVAVDPAVTTNDMGMMIRMACAGAGITFGMVETFRPYVDRGELVPLLEDFCPPFPGFYLYYPRRQRQPLKLRSLVDHIRASGRR; from the coding sequence ATGATTGATGATCTCGAAGGCATTTCGGTCTTTCTCGCCGTGGCGGAAGCGCGCAACTTCCGGCTCGCCGGCGAGCGGCTTGGCGTCACTCGCTCCGCCGTCAGCCAGGCTTTGCAGCGCTTGGAGGATCGGGTCGGCGCCGCCCTGGTTCAGCGAACGACGCGCAGCGTCAGCCTGACCGAAGCCGGCGAAGTGTTCTTCGAGGCGGTTCGCCCGTCAGTGCGGCAGGTCAAGGATGCGGTGCAGACCGTGCGGGACATGCAGGCCCGGCCGAGCGGCCTGCTGAGGATCGCCGTCTCCTCGATCGCCGAGAGCTTTTTGTCCGGCACGCTGTTGGCCGGCTTCATGCAAGCCTGCCCTGAGATCAAGCTCGATATTACCATCAGTGATGAGGAATTCGATATCGTCGAGGCCGGTTTCGACGCGGGTGTGCGGCTCGGCGAAGTGATCGAACAGGATATGATCGCGATCTCCGTCTCCGAAGAGCAGCGGCAATGTGCGGCCGCATCCCCCACCTATCTTGAGCGCCGCGGCCATCCCCGCCACCCTCGCGACCTGCAGAACCATGCCTGTATTGGATGGCGGCCGCGCCCCGATACGGCGCCGTATCGCTGGGAGTTCACCGAGAATGACCGCGACTTCGACGTCGCAGTTGATCCCGCCGTCACCACCAACGACATGGGCATGATGATCCGCATGGCCTGTGCCGGAGCCGGCATCACCTTCGGCATGGTGGAAACCTTTCGGCCCTATGTCGATCGTGGAGAGCTGGTGCCGCTGCTCGAAGATTTCTGTCCGCCCTTTCCGGGCTTCTATCTCTATTATCCCCGGCGCCAGCGGCAGCCGCTGAAGCTGCGATCGCTGGTGGACCATATCCGCGCTTCCGGCAGACGGTAG
- a CDS encoding DEAD/DEAH box helicase, with product MKSKSRNLKPTPNQEPKLSRTQAPADLSPMDWQRGLRRQFGRGQAFGLENLTDEPFFSEFRVTNPVSNSSYRVAIRGLGPWGNFCSCPDYSTSELGTCKHLEFTLAKLEKKRGAKTAFARGYQPAFSELYLRNDGKRRIHFRAGTQCPPAVKEAAAALFDADHDGMLAEDRFGELEPFMATASGSDHELRAYDDALDFIAGKRDAERRAAKLEQLFPQGAGDIGLQTLLKVPLYPYQAEGALFAAQAGRALIGDDMGLGKTIQAIAATEILARHFGVSRVLVICPTSLKYQWQSEIARFSGRGGENAARVINGGRAERQKDYALDDFCKITNYEKLKPDLDLITAWAPDLVIVDEAQRVKNWNTIAARALKSIDSTYAMVLTGTPLENKLEELVSIVQFVDQHRLGPTWKLLHEHQVKDDGGRVIGYTGLEKIGQTLAPVMIRRRKSEVLRQLPSRTDQNVLVPMTEGQMLHHQENADIVARIVQRWHKTKFLSDKDQRRLTCALQNMRMSCNSTYLLDQETDHGVKADELAALLGELFADPEAKAVVFSQWTRTHEIVIRRLKARGIGYVSLHGGVPSEKRPELVERFRNDPDCRVFLSTEAGSAGLNLQNASTLVNMDLPWNPAILEQRIARIHRIGQARPVQVINFVSKGTIEEGMLSVLAFKRSLSAGILDGGLSEISLGGSRLNRFMKEVENVTGSMGEGQTVAPAEEMTNFGIADEAESGEGFTADVEVDAEAKVVTPTEAAAPPRQAASDPWQALAQIGAQVVAALAAANDSDATAHPWVERDSATGARSLKIPLPPPETAAQLANALSALADSLRGRIA from the coding sequence ATGAAATCCAAGTCCCGAAACTTGAAGCCCACACCGAACCAGGAACCTAAACTGTCACGCACCCAGGCGCCGGCCGATTTATCGCCCATGGACTGGCAGCGCGGCCTGCGCCGCCAGTTCGGGAGGGGGCAAGCTTTTGGGCTTGAGAATCTCACCGACGAGCCGTTCTTCTCCGAATTCAGGGTTACCAATCCGGTTTCGAATTCCAGCTACCGCGTTGCCATTCGTGGCTTGGGCCCGTGGGGTAATTTCTGTTCATGCCCCGATTACTCCACCAGCGAACTCGGCACCTGCAAGCACCTCGAATTCACGCTTGCCAAGCTGGAAAAGAAGCGCGGTGCCAAGACGGCGTTCGCGCGGGGCTATCAACCGGCATTTTCCGAACTCTATCTGCGCAACGACGGTAAACGCCGCATCCATTTCCGTGCCGGAACGCAATGCCCACCGGCCGTGAAGGAGGCCGCGGCGGCCTTGTTCGACGCCGATCACGACGGCATGCTTGCCGAGGACCGCTTCGGCGAGTTGGAGCCTTTCATGGCCACAGCGTCCGGCAGCGACCACGAGCTCCGCGCCTATGACGATGCGCTCGATTTCATCGCCGGAAAAAGGGACGCGGAACGACGGGCCGCAAAGCTCGAACAGCTTTTTCCGCAAGGTGCCGGCGACATCGGGCTGCAGACGCTGCTGAAGGTGCCGCTCTATCCCTATCAGGCTGAAGGCGCGCTGTTTGCGGCGCAGGCCGGCCGAGCGCTGATCGGCGATGACATGGGACTGGGCAAGACCATACAGGCGATCGCCGCAACGGAAATCCTGGCGCGGCATTTCGGCGTCTCAAGAGTGCTGGTGATCTGCCCGACCTCGCTCAAATACCAGTGGCAAAGCGAGATCGCGCGGTTTTCGGGACGAGGCGGAGAGAATGCGGCACGCGTCATCAATGGTGGCCGGGCAGAGCGGCAGAAGGACTACGCGCTGGATGACTTCTGCAAAATCACCAACTACGAAAAACTCAAACCCGATCTCGACCTGATCACCGCCTGGGCACCGGACCTCGTCATCGTCGATGAAGCACAACGGGTAAAAAACTGGAACACCATTGCGGCGCGCGCCCTCAAAAGCATCGACAGCACCTATGCGATGGTCCTGACCGGGACGCCCCTGGAGAACAAGCTGGAAGAGCTGGTTTCCATCGTCCAGTTCGTCGATCAGCACCGTTTGGGACCAACCTGGAAGCTACTGCACGAGCATCAGGTCAAGGACGACGGCGGGCGTGTCATCGGTTATACCGGGCTCGAAAAAATCGGCCAGACACTGGCGCCTGTGATGATACGCCGGCGCAAGTCGGAGGTGCTGCGGCAATTGCCCAGCAGGACCGACCAGAACGTCCTGGTGCCGATGACCGAGGGGCAGATGCTCCACCACCAGGAAAACGCTGACATCGTGGCGAGAATCGTCCAGCGCTGGCACAAGACGAAGTTTCTTTCGGACAAGGACCAGCGCCGGCTGACCTGCGCGCTCCAGAATATGCGCATGTCGTGCAACAGCACCTATCTGCTGGACCAGGAAACCGATCACGGGGTGAAGGCAGACGAACTGGCAGCACTTCTGGGCGAACTGTTCGCCGACCCCGAAGCCAAAGCGGTGGTCTTCTCCCAATGGACCCGCACCCACGAGATCGTCATCCGCCGCCTCAAGGCGCGTGGGATCGGCTATGTCAGCCTCCATGGCGGTGTGCCGTCGGAAAAGCGTCCGGAACTGGTCGAGCGGTTTCGCAACGATCCCGATTGCCGCGTGTTCCTGTCCACCGAAGCCGGCAGCGCCGGGCTCAATCTGCAGAATGCCTCGACGCTGGTGAACATGGATCTGCCGTGGAACCCGGCGATCCTCGAGCAGCGCATCGCCCGCATCCATCGCATAGGCCAGGCGCGGCCGGTGCAGGTGATCAATTTCGTCTCAAAGGGCACCATCGAAGAGGGCATGCTTTCGGTTCTGGCGTTCAAGCGCTCTCTGTCGGCCGGAATTCTCGACGGCGGCCTCAGCGAGATTTCGCTCGGCGGCTCGCGCCTCAACCGGTTCATGAAGGAGGTGGAGAACGTAACCGGAAGCATGGGTGAAGGCCAGACCGTGGCGCCGGCCGAGGAGATGACGAACTTCGGCATCGCCGACGAGGCTGAATCCGGGGAAGGTTTCACAGCGGATGTCGAGGTCGATGCGGAAGCGAAGGTGGTGACGCCAACCGAAGCCGCCGCTCCGCCGCGCCAGGCCGCTTCCGATCCGTGGCAAGCCTTGGCCCAGATCGGCGCGCAGGTTGTTGCCGCTCTGGCGGCGGCCAACGATTCCGATGCGACGGCGCATCCATGGGTAGAGCGTGATTCGGCCACCGGCGCGCGAAGCCTGAAGATACCGCTGCCGCCGCCGGAAACAGCGGCGCAACTCGCCAATGCTCTTTCCGCGCTCGCCGACAGCCTGCGTGGCAGGATTGCGTGA
- a CDS encoding AraC family transcriptional regulator — MLDDVFSIPTRALIRQGGRACFFRLVNTSPLLIQVQSGTKIVMADDRPLRLEAGAYGLLPDYRPLTMENIPKAPQKYQTLALPVPRQLFEETYLSMRSIAVPSRPVPASASTLPEEAAALFDYCCQPGNLTRLPGVIAKARLMELITWFALSGAVLGQLQSPRLEDRLRQMIESDTAFDWTLGHAARSFNMSEATLRRRLAGENSSFSEILSDTRMNRALALVQTTTLPMAQVALEVGYDSPSQFSARFKERFGVSPRHVRSGPENFERIGAEVEQSGADMLAR, encoded by the coding sequence ATGCTGGACGACGTCTTTTCCATTCCGACCAGGGCCTTGATCCGCCAGGGCGGGCGAGCTTGCTTTTTTCGTCTCGTCAATACGAGCCCCTTGTTGATACAGGTGCAATCGGGAACGAAGATCGTCATGGCGGATGACAGGCCTTTGCGCCTTGAGGCGGGCGCCTATGGCCTGCTGCCCGACTATAGGCCGCTGACGATGGAGAATATTCCAAAGGCGCCGCAAAAGTATCAGACCCTGGCGCTTCCTGTTCCCAGACAGCTTTTCGAGGAGACCTATCTCAGCATGAGATCGATCGCCGTTCCGTCGCGGCCTGTCCCGGCAAGCGCCTCGACCCTGCCGGAGGAAGCGGCGGCATTGTTTGATTATTGCTGTCAGCCCGGCAATCTGACGAGGCTTCCCGGCGTCATTGCCAAGGCTCGTTTGATGGAGCTGATCACCTGGTTTGCGCTCAGTGGAGCGGTGCTGGGCCAACTCCAAAGTCCTCGGCTCGAGGATCGGCTAAGGCAGATGATTGAAAGTGATACGGCCTTCGACTGGACGCTGGGGCATGCGGCGCGCTCGTTCAATATGAGTGAAGCGACGTTGAGGCGCAGGCTTGCCGGCGAGAATAGCAGCTTCAGCGAGATCCTCAGCGACACCCGGATGAACCGAGCTCTGGCGCTCGTCCAGACGACAACATTGCCGATGGCGCAGGTTGCGCTTGAGGTCGGTTATGATTCGCCGTCGCAATTCTCAGCCCGCTTCAAGGAGCGCTTTGGCGTCAGTCCGCGCCACGTGCGGAGCGGGCCTGAGAATTTTGAGCGGATCGGGGCAGAAGTTGAGCAGAGCGGGGCAGATATGCTCGCCCGCTGA
- a CDS encoding YbhB/YbcL family Raf kinase inhibitor-like protein: MRLITAALLAASVFGATAAQAEMKLASKDLTAGKVMADAQVFNSFGCSGKNISPELVWSGAPEGTKSFAIMAYDPDAPTGSGWWHWSVFNIPADASKIATGASGDKKLPAGAVEGHTDFGTSGYGGACPPAGDAPHHYQFTVYALKVDKLPLPDTAPGAMVGFYVRANTLDKASLEVTYGR, from the coding sequence ATGCGTCTCATAACAGCAGCCCTTCTCGCCGCGTCCGTCTTCGGCGCCACCGCCGCTCAGGCCGAAATGAAGCTTGCCTCGAAGGATTTGACCGCCGGCAAGGTCATGGCCGATGCGCAGGTCTTCAACAGCTTCGGCTGCTCGGGCAAGAATATTTCCCCGGAACTGGTGTGGTCCGGCGCTCCGGAGGGTACCAAGAGCTTCGCCATCATGGCTTACGATCCGGACGCCCCGACCGGCTCCGGCTGGTGGCATTGGTCGGTGTTCAACATTCCTGCAGACGCTTCGAAGATCGCCACCGGCGCAAGCGGTGACAAGAAGCTTCCGGCAGGCGCCGTGGAAGGTCACACCGATTTCGGCACGTCGGGATATGGCGGCGCATGCCCGCCGGCCGGCGATGCGCCGCACCACTACCAGTTCACCGTCTACGCACTCAAGGTCGACAAACTGCCGCTTCCCGATACCGCGCCGGGCGCCATGGTCGGCTTCTATGTCAGGGCAAATACGCTCGACAAGGCCTCCCTTGAAGTCACCTATGGGCGCTGA
- a CDS encoding dihydrofolate reductase family protein has translation MSFARSLVALGLVDQFALIVTPVALGKGLPLFSELSAPQPLKLMSSKAFPGGAVAQIYRPV, from the coding sequence GTGAGCTTCGCTCGCAGCCTGGTCGCCCTGGGACTGGTCGACCAGTTCGCCCTGATCGTGACCCCAGTGGCGCTCGGCAAGGGCCTGCCGTTGTTTTCCGAACTTAGCGCGCCACAGCCTCTCAAGCTGATGAGCTCGAAGGCCTTTCCCGGCGGTGCGGTGGCGCAGATCTATCGGCCGGTATGA
- a CDS encoding dihydrofolate reductase family protein, with amino-acid sequence MRDLILKMSISVDGFVSDLDGRNTWMFGADQEAKAWAVDYIWNASLHIMGSRSFLAMAPFWPTSTMAFAPPMNQIPKAVFSRQGADILGKAKVALDDLGAKAGNGQSAEPQPGAESWAKAYVASGDPAEESRR; translated from the coding sequence GTGAGAGACCTGATCCTGAAAATGTCCATATCGGTCGACGGCTTCGTCAGCGATCTGGATGGCCGAAACACATGGATGTTCGGCGCCGATCAAGAGGCGAAGGCCTGGGCCGTAGACTATATTTGGAACGCAAGCCTCCACATCATGGGCAGCCGCAGCTTTCTCGCCATGGCTCCCTTCTGGCCGACCTCCACCATGGCGTTCGCGCCGCCGATGAACCAGATTCCCAAGGCGGTCTTCTCGCGGCAGGGGGCTGATATTCTTGGGAAGGCGAAGGTGGCGCTCGACGACCTCGGCGCCAAGGCGGGGAATGGACAGTCGGCGGAGCCGCAGCCCGGCGCGGAGAGCTGGGCTAAAGCCTATGTAGCGAGCGGCGACCCTGCCGAGGAATCGCGGCGCTGA